The Accipiter gentilis chromosome 8, bAccGen1.1, whole genome shotgun sequence genomic sequence TGGTGCCTGGACCCCGCTGGGTGTTAGCATGGTGCCAGAGACAGGACCATCCTGTCAGGTAGTGCCCACAGAGCCTGCCTCGCTGGTACAGGCCATGGGCACCAGCACTGACCCAAAATGATGCCCAGTAGGAGAAATCCAAACTCCAGGGAGGTATCAGACCCAAGAGAGATGGGGCCAGTCTGAGTGCAGCAGCATTTGGAGCAGTTCCCAGCCCCAAGTACCTGCAGGATCTGGTCCCCTTCCTGGATGCCCTGGCTGTCAGCTGGGCTCCCCTCCTGCACGCTCGACACAAAGATGCCCACGTCGTTCCCGCCAGCCAGCCGTAGCCCGATGCTCTTGGCCTTCACGAAGTGCACGACCCTGGAGTCGGCGCTGTACCTGCCATGGGGGAAGCTGCAGTCAGCCCAGCGGTGACATGCCAGGAACAGCACAGGGGGTCACCAACCCTGTGCCGGAGCAGCTCCCTGTCTTCCCCAGCCATTCCCCACCGCCTCTCGCAGACGTACCCGTCCTTGCGGGCAGCTCGGGCGGTGGGGCTGGCGTGGGGGCTGTGGCAGCCATCCACCTCCACAGCTTCCAGCGGGTCTGCAGAGAAGGAGGACTGGTCCAGGAGGTGGCAGCGGCACAGCCGAGGCACAGGGAGACCTGGCACGGCTCTGCCAGGGGGGTTTGGACAGCAGAGACATGCAGGAGCCAGGAGCGCACTCAGTGCCCTTGGCTCCCCCAGCCTGATCTGAGCTCACTCACCAGGGCCCCGAGCATTGTCAATGATTGTGTCGGCTGTGGGGTCCGTGTTCGATCGTCTCCTCTCCCTGGAACAAAGTTGGGGCAGGATTTAGGCAGGTCATGGAGGCAGGCACTGGATGGGCACAGGCAGGCACTGCCAAGTGGGCAGCAGGGACAGAGGAGCAAGCTGGGGACTAAATGGCAGTCCCACCTTCAGGGTGAACTGGCTCCAGGATGGAGGAGAACCAGCCCCTCCGGACAGGCAGAGGACACAAGGGGACCTGATGGGGGAAAGAGGGGCTCATAGGGACAGAGCGGGGCTTACGGTGGTGAATTCAttctggcagcagctggaggtcGCGGGGAGGTCTCAGGGGATGGCGGATGGGACAGTTCAGAGTCAATGTCGGAGATATCTGCAGCAACAGAAGGGAAGACACATTAGTGACCAGCCAGTCCCTGTGCTGTGTGTTTGGCCCCCAGTCCCGTCACTGTGTCCCTTCACCATCCATCCGGGAGCTGTCACTCTGGATGTCTTCTATGTCAGGGATGTTGACCAGGAACTGCCGGTGGTCCCGGAGGATGAGCAAGGTCAGGGTCCCCTCTGTCCGCTCGATGAGCTTCTGAGTGTCAGCCAGGGACATGTCCTGACTGGCCACCCCGTTGATCTGGAGGGGGAAGAGCAAGAGGCCTCAGGGCACTCACTCCTGGGAAAGCTGCCCCCAGGAAAGCTCCGCTCAAATGGGATGCTCTAACTGCCACCTTCCCGGTCCcttcccagcccctccagcctgGCACCAGCTCCCACAGCTTTGCCTATCCTGGGTCACATCCCCGTTCCTGGCTGCCTCCCAGTGGACCTCATCCTGCACAGAGGAAACAAATTAGTGAGGCTAAGTAACTCCCACCTTTAGCTGCAAGGGGGCCCTGCAtggaggcaggagctgcagagaccCACTCACATGCCTGAGGCTCAGTTTTATTTTGACCTTGGCCCAGCACTGTCCTTCCATGCACTGGAGTGGTGCCAGGGAGTCAGGCCCCAAGCTGACCGTGGGGCTGTGATCTCCCTGTGGTGCAGCAGCTTTTCCCACTAGATTTCTGGGATGAAATCCCTCCCATTTGCCCTAGAGTCACTTTGGCCCCAGTTCCCAGCAGCCATGGGTCTGTCTGGCCCATGTGTGCAAACAAAGCGTCTCCCTCCctctattttctcctccccaaatactttaagcatcatttcACCTAACATACTCTGAACACCTGAGCTCCTCAGGCTGACTGCTCCCCCGGCGGGGACACGCACACACAGCAGGGGACCACATGCTGTGGGGATAGTGGGGCAGATGCGATCCCACTGTAGCAGTGGGACAAGCCCCCATCCCCACCTGAACATCGTGGGGCTGCCTCAACCAGCCAGCCTTGGCATCATGGAGAGATGGTCCCTGAGAACCCACGTGGGGACCCTGGTGATGGCTGGGGAGCCCCTGGTGATGGCTGGGGACATGGAACAGGGTGTGGGCACCAGACAGAGCTGCCTCCAGCCAAGCTGCCATCCTTTGCAGGCAACCGAGAGAAGCACACTCTTGGCTTGTGCCCTGCGGTGACACTAGCCAGGGACAAGCCACCCGAAGAGGGGGAGATGAGATCCCCAGCAAGTGCCGTGCACCCCATGGGTCCCCGTACCTTCAGGATGAGGTCTCCCTCCTGCAAGGAGCTGCGCTTTGCCGCCAGCCCGCTCTCCACAATGTGCTTGATGAAGAGCTGACTTCCCAGCTTCAGGCCATACTCTGCACCAGAGAGAGCCCATGACAGTGCCTGAGCCAGGCAGATGCAGGACCCCCTCGAGGTCCTCCCTTGCCACCATCCCCACAAgcctgcccctgctccccttggGGCACTACCAAGCCCCGAAGCTGAGCTCTGCAACCCCGGGCTGAGGCCAGGCAGGTTTGGTGCACAGAGCATGGCATGCACTGCCTCCTTACCGCATGCCAGACCCTGCCACCAACCCTGCCATCGCCTCCTCCCCAGGGGGACACACAGCCACAAATCAGGTGACAAGACCCAGGCACAGAGGGAGCGGGAGGGCCTCACCTTCgttctgcttctgcttcaccaGGACTGACGTGATGGGCTTCATCGGCACATCCCGGCGTGGCAGACGCTTGAAGCCTGACACCAGGGCCAGCCCGTTGGTGTCCCCATCATGGCCAAAGCCGCTGGCGGAGCGGAGCCGGCTGTAGCCTCTCCGATCTGAGCCACTGCCGGGGCTCTGCCTCCAGTGGCTGCTGTCCTGGCTTCGCCTCCGGCTCCGGGACACTGGCTTGTGGTGGCGGTGGTCATCCCGGTGGTGGCCAGAGCTCCTCTCGCTGGATGAGTCCCCGTCGTAGCCCTGGCTGTGGTCCAGGTCATCCCGGGAGCGGCGCAGGGCTGGATCCGCACCTTGTGACCCATAGTCCTCATCCGAGTCATAGCGCCGGGCCGCGGTGGGGGACCCGGGGCTGCTCTTGCTCACGGGGAGGTGGACCGTCTTCTGCCTTTTCAATGTCTGCAGGTGGAAAGTGAGGAGGAGAGAATGGTGGGTGCGGCTATCTCTGCCAGATCTTTCTACAGCATTTCCAAGCCCCGAACAGGAACCCTGGGGCGTGTGGGACAGGGGAGCTGGGATGGAGAGAGGAACGGTGTGGTCCTGTGCAAGACACCAGCCCCCATCCCACCACGGGGCACACTCACGATGTTGGCGATCTTGCCGCAGGTTTTAAGTGTCTGGATGGCAAAGGACGACAAGACGTTCTCCATGGAAAGGCCGTTCACCATAACGATGTGATCCTTCCTCCTGGGAGGGAAAACCCAGCCGTGGCTCTGCCCCAGGCGCAGTCCCCAGCCGGGGGGTGGCTGGCAGGGTGGCAAGGGCACCCGTTGCCCCAGGGGGACCCCATCCCAGCCGGGCAGGGTGGCAGCAGTGCTGGCCCTGTTCCAGAAGGAGCAATTTGCCGCCCTTCCCGTCCCTGCTGGCAGCGAGCACCCCCCAGGTCCCCACATCCTTGCGCACTCACTGGAGCCGGCCCACTGCCGGTCCGCCAGACACCACATCTGAAACGAACACCGCTGTGTCCCCAGTCATCTTGTTGGGACGGTCCCGGCCTCCGGAGACAGCAAAGCCAAAGCCCCGTTGAGGGTCCTAGCAGGGACGGGCAGAGAGGGGTcaggcagagccagccccacAGACCCCATCCCCTCCAGCGGCCACCCTGGGCCACGCTCACCTTGCTCAGCGTCACCGTGTGCTGCTCCCAGATCACCATCTCCTCCATGGTGGCCACCCGCCAACACAAGCGAGGGAGGGCAACCGCAGCAGCCGGCCGGCgtggcagcccctgcctggcagCTGGGGGCGCAGACCGGCTCCGGCTCCTCTCTGCAGCCGCTGGCCCCTTCCTCAATCCCACTTTGGGCTGCAAcgaagagcaaaagcaaagctgagctGCAGGCACTGGGGATCGCAAGGGTGCAGGGGACAGAGCCCCCCGTGGTGCCCGGGCACCCACCAGGTGTGCCAGGACTCGCAGCTGTGCCGCACCCCGGCTAACCCTCTGTGGGAGCTGGCTCCAAAACCCAGAGCTGCCTCTGTGCATCGTGAAATCACCCCCTTGGGAGGTCCATCTCTGTCCCCTCAGACACGTGTGTGTCCACGGAAGGGGAGGTTTTATGCAGGGCAAGCAGGTCAGGACCCGTCTCCATGGCTGGGACCACCTGCCCATGCCATCCTTGTggccctgctcccttccctcctcccaggagCCAGCAGACCCTGGGGTGCTAATTCGGACGGTGCTTCagtgccctcctgcctgcctgctctgggctCTGGCATGAcagcagagccggcagctctgcCAACTGCTTCAGGAGCACAGGCTTCACCCTTTGGTTTCCCTGGATTTTCCCCAAATCCAACATTTTCCACCTAGGACAGACCAGCCTGACTGACAGGGTGATGTCCTGTCTGGGCTGAAACGCCTGGGGTGGCCCTGGGAATCCTCTCCATTGGCTTCTGGCTCCCTGGAGGAAATGTCAGCATGAACCCAGAGAGATGCGGGATCCCTGCGTGGGGTGGGGGACAGCGGGCCCAGAGCCTCCTGCAACTTCCCATGGGGTGGGACAGGAAGGAACCATTCTGATCAGGGACTCAGAGCATCCAGGTTTATCTGTGCCATTGCATGTGCCAAAAAAACCCGAGTGAGACCATCAAGTGATTCTCCAGGGCAATGGGGATGGGACAGCCAACAGCCCAGTATGATGCCACCACCACCGCCAGGCCCTCACCCCTCTGACTGGCACAGGGACAGAGGAGAACAGACCCACAGTCTGCCCGCACCAGCCCTGAGCCCACAGCCAGAGGGAGGTGAAATGCTCCCCCCAAGCTGGGCTGCCCCCGGACGGCgtgtcctgctcctgccccaggcaTCCCCGGGGCTGCCAGCACCCATCCTGGTCCCACCCACAGCACGGCACAGGCTTGAGACAGCCACAGCCATGGCACAGGCACAGACATGGCCCATCACGGGCACAACAGGCCGTGACCACGCCAGCACTGCCGTGTCTGGCGTAGGGCACCCTTGTGCCGCCGTTGAGGATCAGCCAGCAGCTCGGCTGGGGTAGATCTCCCCAGTGCTGACTGGCTGACAGCTGAGGCATGGGCACCATCCCCTGGCACCGGCTGGCTGGCAGCTCTGCCGTGGCAGGACCCCGAGATCCCGTTGGCCGATGGCTCTGCCACCACAGATCTCTCCAGGCACCAATTGCTTGGTGAACGGCTCTGCCGCGGCACATCTCCAGGGTCTCGGATTGACCAACAGCTCTGCCAAGGCAGATCTCCCAGGGCTCTGACTGGCCCatggctctgctgcagcagcagcccccagttCTGGCCACGCTGGCCCTGCTGCTCGAGCACCCTGTCCCATGGCACCCGCCTGGCCCCGTGGTACCCGAGGGCTCACCAGTGCAGCTCAGCCACCCTCGAGCCTGGCCGGGGCCCCCACGCATCAGTGCCATGGGAAGCGGGAAACGTCCACAGTGCCTTTGGGAATTGGCCACAGGGCAGCTTCAGCGGGACCAGGGTGCATCAGAGACGAGCGCCGATGCACTACGGGCGATACCGAACAGGGATCCCATGGGGAAGCTGGGGCCGGTGGtgggcagccagccctggggcaaGTATGGCAGCTCAGCGCCAGCATGGGGGCTTTCTGTGGCCAGCCCCCAGCTGGAGCTGCACTGAAGCAGCCGAACAGGCACCCAAAACGAGACGCAGCTCACGGCAGCCCTAGGGAGGGACAGTGTAATCATTCACCCGGGCCTCAGAAATAGCCCCAGCCAGCCAGGCTGCAAGCCGGTAAGAGCGGAGGGCAGAGTCCAAGTTTCCACTCCACGTCATGAGCCACCAAAACCAGCCCGAGCGCCCACCCACCAATGCTCAACACGCAGGGACACATGTGCCCAGGGAGTGGCTGGAGCCGAGCAGGACCCCGGTGTGGCGGCACCTGCGGTCCTGTCCCCGTGCTTGTAAGACTGGAAATAAACAGGACACCCCAGCATGGCGGTGGGGTGGTTTCCTGCCAGATCAGTGAGCCGAACTGGCGGGTCCTGTCTCGGCCATGTCACCAGTGTCAGCCAGCCGGTGCTTACGGGCTCCCCGGACACCCGTGGGTGACATGGCGTGAGCCACAGGTCCAAGGGACCCTAATTGTGGTGCAGCCAGAGCATGCCCCTCCCTGGGGTGACAGCTCATCCGCCGTGCCAGAGCTGACCCCGCTGCCACCCAACACAGCCTCTCACTGTCCCCAGACGGTTCCTACTGCTGTCCCATCACCAGGGCACCATAAATCAGCCACGCACCTGCGTCCCGCTGCCGCCCGTGGCTCTCTGTGGGCAGCGGTGGTCTGGGGCGGGGGGCACAGCGTGGGGACGGCAGCAGCTCCTGTCTCACCAGCCGGCACGGGCAGCGCCCACGGTGCCACCACACCCCGGTCCTGTCCCTGGtctcccccgggggggggggacgggggacctGGCGTAGAGCCTCCCCTGAGCCAAAGGCCGAGGCTGGCAGCCGGAGGAGCCGGCTCGGCCGGTTTCCAACAGAAACCAACCAGCCCGCACCCGAAATGGCCCCGCCAGGAGAGGTAGTATCTGGGCAGAGCTGACCGTGGCCCAGCCTGATGTGCCCAGCACCAGGCACCGGCAGCATGGggacccccacacaccccactcTGCCCCATGCATGTACCGTGGCCAGTGTCTCCCAAGGTTTTTAATGCCAAACGAAGCCCAGGCTGTGCCGGGGCAGCTCGTCCCATGGCAAGGACCCTGATTTGGGGCTGGGCCTGGCCCCAGGTGACACCGCCAGCAATGCCCACCATGGGGACAGCAATGCAACGGGTGGGGAGGTTATTTATTGGAACATGAcccaccctgcccaccccagcttTGCCTCATGGCCATCCCCACCACCCATAAACTGTTTCCTAACCCCCCCGCTGATGTGAGTCCTCAATCTGGGACCCCGAAGCTTTCCCAGGGTCAGCGGGGTCCCTGGTCTCAGCCAGCAAAACTGCTTGTCCCTTTTCTGGTCCTGGCCATGCAGGACCAGGGTCCCAGATGCCCCCCAGAAGCCCCTCTAACCCAAGCCCACCCCCCTCGCGATGGGCTGACCCTGACCCCCTGCTCTGGGAAAAGGGTCTCTGGGAAGGTCTGACCCAGCTGGGGTGTAAATCAGTAGGATGGAGGCACGTCCATCAGCCCTCGGGGTGCAGAGCTGTGACAGCAGGGTCCCAGGAtcccccccacaaccccccagAGTATCCCCCTGCCACCGGGACAGGGCTCCAGGAGGGTCAGCGGCTCCTGGAGCCACCCAGAGAGGGACAAAGCATGGCCGGTTCCCCAGATGAAAGGACGGCtgggtccccgtccccagccGGGATGCGGGGCCGGTAGATCCCGGGGGACAGGATTAGGCACTCACCGCGCCTCGGATCCGACCAGGAAGGAGCTGAGCTCCTGGGCTGGTGGCAGTGGTGTCATTCCAGGGTGCCTTGCGTAACCCTTTGTGGGCCAGACGctgcctgcaggagggaaggaggaggaagggggtcCCGGGGCAGCTGCTCGGGCACAGCAGGAGTCATGGGGGGGTGGCTGTGCCTGTTGTCCTCCACGGTGCTGGTGGCTCAGCCACATCCACTCCCCGCCACCCAGCCCCGGGCAGGGACAGACTCCCAGGATGCTGGCCATGGCGATGCCTCGGGATGGGggtccttctcccccaccccccccgccccagcctggCCCTCTCCGAGGAGTTGGCGGGGCTCTGCACCAACCCgcacccccaatccccccccccagcagccgtgCTCGGGAGTCCCCAGGGGGACGAAATGGCTTCACCAAGTGCCCCAAGAGGGGGCAGGGATGGTGGCCAGCCTGAGTGCCCCGATCTTGGGGGTGGGTGGCTGGGTGGGCGAAAAGGTGCCCCTGCTGATGGCTGccgtcccctctcctcccccttctctctctcctctgcccccCACCTGGACACCAGCCCCCCGTCATTCCTCCTTCGGCAGGGTCGCTTTCCTGCAGTGAC encodes the following:
- the TJP3 gene encoding tight junction protein ZO-3 isoform X3 gives rise to the protein MAPVPGWRLVVGGFRRNWSPRDAPPQGCDLLLRRRYWPRPRPRLEAAAWTESRGVELISVTAGKRPCRRRNDGGLVSRQRLAHKGLRKAPWNDTTATSPGAQLLPGRIRGAPKVGLRKGPAAAERSRSRSAPPAARQGLPRRPAAAVALPRLCWRVATMEEMVIWEQHTVTLSKDPQRGFGFAVSGGRDRPNKMTGDTAVFVSDVVSGGPAVGRLQRKDHIVMVNGLSMENVLSSFAIQTLKTCGKIANITLKRQKTVHLPVSKSSPGSPTAARRYDSDEDYGSQGADPALRRSRDDLDHSQGYDGDSSSERSSGHHRDDHRHHKPVSRSRRRSQDSSHWRQSPGSGSDRRGYSRLRSASGFGHDGDTNGLALVSGFKRLPRRDVPMKPITSVLVKQKQNEEYGLKLGSQLFIKHIVESGLAAKRSSLQEGDLILKINGVASQDMSLADTQKLIERTEGTLTLLILRDHRQFLVNIPDIEDIQSDSSRMDDISDIDSELSHPPSPETSPRPPAAARMNSPPERRRSNTDPTADTIIDNARGPDPLEAVEVDGCHSPHASPTARAARKDGYSADSRVVHFVKAKSIGLRLAGGNDVGIFVSSVQEGSPADSQGIQEGDQILQVNNTSFQNLTREEAVEYLMSLPPGEDITLWIQSKQDIYRKILSSNMGDSFYIRTHFDFEKDTPSGLSFVRGDVFHVLDTMYRGRLGSWLAVRMGRDLQEQDKGIIPNRSRAEQIASLESVLKATSGANPSGARAEFWKLRGLRGAKKMLRKSREDLSALTKQGHYPPYERVVLKEASFKRPVVILGPIADIVMQKLSTELPELFEIALSVPRDGASSKVIKLDSVRQIAEKDKHALLDITPSAVERLNYVQYYPVVVFCEPESRQGIKAMRQWLAPDSRKSSRRLYAQASKMKKYCSHLFTATVSLSSNAWYEAIKDIIRTQQSQPVWTAAEQQAGVALEDSLDLLNPPSAAASGYLTCDSHANSDYDDTDGEAGAYTDGEAEDVYDQPGLARSSEPAQISPSHGLSKQVTEQERQGQRYDSLREYEHDAVRKRFTRARDDSDQDEGYEWGPATDV
- the TJP3 gene encoding tight junction protein ZO-3 isoform X2 — translated: MAPVPGWRLVVGGFRRNWSPRDAPPQGCDLLLRRRYWPRPRPRLEAAAWTESRGVELISVTAGKRPCRRRNDGGLVSRQRLAHKGLRKAPWNDTTATSPGAQLLPGRIRGAPKVGLRKGPAAAERSRSRSAPPAARQGLPRRPAAAVALPRLCWRVATMEEMVIWEQHTVTLSKDPQRGFGFAVSGGRDRPNKMTGDTAVFVSDVVSGGPAVGRLQRKDHIVMVNGLSMENVLSSFAIQTLKTCGKIANITLKRQKTVHLPVSKSSPGSPTAARRYDSDEDYGSQGADPALRRSRDDLDHSQGYDGDSSSERSSGHHRDDHRHHKPVSRSRRRSQDSSHWRQSPGSGSDRRGYSRLRSASGFGHDGDTNGLALVSGFKRLPRRDVPMKPITSVLVKQKQNEEYGLKLGSQLFIKHIVESGLAAKRSSLQEGDLILKINGVASQDMSLADTQKLIERTEGTLTLLILRDHRQFLVNIPDIEDIQSDSSRMDDISDIDSELSHPPSPETSPRPPAAARMNSPPERRRSNTDPTADTIIDNARGPDPLEAVEVDGCHSPHASPTARAARKDGYSADSRVVHFVKAKSIGLRLAGGNDVGIFVSSVQEGSPADSQGIQEGDQILQVNNTSFQNLTREEAVEYLMSLPPGEDITLWIQSKQDIYRKILSSNMGDSFYIRTHFDFEKDTPSGLSFVRGDVFHVLDTMYRGRLGSWLAVRMGRDLQEQDKGIIPNRSRAEQIASLESVLKATSGANPSGARAEFWKLRGLRGAKKMLRKSREDLSALTKQGHYPPYERVVLKEASFKRPVVILGPIADIVMQKLSTELPELFEIALSVPRDGASSKVIKLDSVRQIAEKDKHALLDITPSAVERLNYVQYYPVVVFCEPESRQGIKAMRQWLAPDSRKSSRRLYAQASKMKKYCSHLFTATVSLSSNAWYEAIKDIIRTQQSQPVWTAAEQQAGVALEDSLDLLNPPSAAASGYLTCDSHANSDYDDTDGEAGAYTDGEAEDVYDQPGLARSSEPAQISPSHGLSKQVVSPLAAAGSSCPSMPSSGSPWRNTAQPQAGAQILPLPLIAPCLWSLTGDRAGAAGPALRQPQGIRA
- the TJP3 gene encoding tight junction protein ZO-3 isoform X1, with the protein product MAPVPGWRLVVGGFRRNWSPRDAPPQGCDLLLRRRYWPRPRPRLEAAAWTESRGVELISVTAGKRPCRRRNDGGLVSRQRLAHKGLRKAPWNDTTATSPGAQLLPGRIRGAPKVGLRKGPAAAERSRSRSAPPAARQGLPRRPAAAVALPRLCWRVATMEEMVIWEQHTVTLSKDPQRGFGFAVSGGRDRPNKMTGDTAVFVSDVVSGGPAVGRLQRKDHIVMVNGLSMENVLSSFAIQTLKTCGKIANITLKRQKTVHLPVSKSSPGSPTAARRYDSDEDYGSQGADPALRRSRDDLDHSQGYDGDSSSERSSGHHRDDHRHHKPVSRSRRRSQDSSHWRQSPGSGSDRRGYSRLRSASGFGHDGDTNGLALVSGFKRLPRRDVPMKPITSVLVKQKQNEEYGLKLGSQLFIKHIVESGLAAKRSSLQEGDLILKINGVASQDMSLADTQKLIERTEGTLTLLILRDHRQFLVNIPDIEDIQSDSSRMDDISDIDSELSHPPSPETSPRPPAAARMNSPPERRRSNTDPTADTIIDNARGPDPLEAVEVDGCHSPHASPTARAARKDGYSADSRVVHFVKAKSIGLRLAGGNDVGIFVSSVQEGSPADSQGIQEGDQILQVNNTSFQNLTREEAVEYLMSLPPGEDITLWIQSKQDIYRKILSSNMGDSFYIRTHFDFEKDTPSGLSFVRGDVFHVLDTMYRGRLGSWLAVRMGRDLQEQDKGIIPNRSRAEQIASLESVLKATSGANPSGARAEFWKLRGLRGAKKMLRKSREDLSALTKQGHYPPYERVVLKEASFKRPVVILGPIADIVMQKLSTELPELFEIALSVPRDGASSKVIKLDSVRQIAEKDKHALLDITPSAVERLNYVQYYPVVVFCEPESRQGIKAMRQWLAPDSRKSSRRLYAQASKMKKYCSHLFTATVSLSSNAWYEAIKDIIRTQQSQPVWTAAEQQAGVALEDSLDLLNPPSAAASGYLTCDSHANSDYDDTDGEAGAYTDGEAEDVYDQPGLARSSEPAQISPSHGLSKQVVSPLAAAGSSCPSMPSSGSPWRNTAQPQAGAQILPLPLIAPCLWSLTGDRAGAAGPALRQPQVPCTLGLKQPALGLGKGC